The Lewinella sp. 4G2 nucleotide sequence TAATTTCGTAATTACACCCGTTGCCCCCCATAACCTCAACGTAAGGCCGATCATTATCTCGGATGACGCCATCGTCAGTTTTGAGATAGAGGGCCGCGCCGAGAATTTTCTCTGTACGTTGGATAGTAGATTCGAAACCATTACCTCCGTGCATAACCTGGCGGTGCGCAAGAATAAATTTGGCCTGCATTTGGTAGAATTACCCGGCATCAGCTTTATGGATACATTACGGGGCAAATTGCACTGGGGGGATGACCGGCGTAACTTTTAACGACGATCCCCCGAGCGCTCTATAGCGTAATTACACTGTTGTCAATAGAGGTGTACGGGTGGTAATACATGAAACCGCAAAAGGGTATCAATTTTAGATCTTCGAAAAGAGCCGGGTTCACGTGGAGAATACCAGCGTTTAATAATTTAGGTATATATTTGCGTATCGCTGCAAAATGAATGCTAGATTTTCAGTCGGAGCTATACAACCAAAGATGTCTGGCATACCTTTCGTAGATCGTCTTTTTAAGCTACATCCCCGTTGCACATTTAGGTTGCATGAGGCATAAGCCTGTGCCAACTTAAATCGGGATTTTTATTAGCAAACAACAACCGTACCTATTCTTACGCCACCCGGTATTTTTTTTGATGCAAGGCTTAGTGCCTAATTCAAACTAGGTACTCTGGCTAAACCAATTTTTTAACTCACTCAAAGCAAATGGCTAATATTAAAAAAGAAGTCGCCGCGTTGATCTCACGATTTGACGCTGCGCAAGAAGCTTTTCTCGCAAATTCCGCCGACGTAAAGAAATTACGCAAAACCCACAAAAAGGAGCTCAAGCAAGCTGGCAAGGACCTGAAAAAAGCCAACCAGCAAATTGCAGCGCTCAAGGAAGAGGTAGTCGAATTGCAAAAAGCCCTTTCCGAAAAGACCAGTGCGCTAACGCTAGCGGAAGCGAAGGTTATGGATCAGAAAAAACCTGCCGCCAAAACCACCCGCAAGCCAGCCACTAAATCTACGGGCCGCCGCGGCCGCCCCCGCAAGAACGCACCTAAGCCAGCAACGGCCGAAGCGACCCCAGCCAAGTCTGCCCCAACAACCGCCACCGCAGCCGTTACTTCCGCCGCGAAGGCCAAGGGTGGTGCTGCCCCCAAAGCAAGCGAGGCCAAGCCCGCCGCACCCAAGCGCCGTGGACGCCCCGCCGGTAGCAAAAACAAGACTACGGCAACGCCCACCAAAGCAACCGCGAAGCCAACCGCTGCCGCCAAGAAAACGGCTGCTAAAAGTTCCGCCAAGCCCGCCACCAAGGCAGCTCCCAAGCCGAAAGCTGCGCCAGCTCCCGCCGGCGTAAAGCGTGGCCGTGGCCGCCCCCGCACCAAGCCAGTTGTTGAGGCTAGCCCGCTGACGAAGATCAACGGCGTAGGCCCAGCACTTGCAAAAGCCCTCGAGGCAGGCGGTATCACTACCGTTGCTCAGGCCGCTAAAGCCAGCAACTCGAAGATCACTGAGATCTTCAACACTGTGGGCCGCCGTTACAAAGATCCGGACCAGGCCAAGATTCAGGCCTTCCGCGACGCTGCAACTGCCGCCAAGTAGGTAGTACGCTAACTCATTTTGCTACATAAAAGGCCACTTTTGGGGGATCAACCTCGGAAGTGGCTTTTTTCGTGCCCGGCCCCGTCAGATAATGGTGGTGTAATCGCACATCTGAAAGAAATAATCGTTGAAATTGCCAGCTGGGCAGCAGGTCTTTATCCTGCATTTGCTCAGCCATCGATTTAATCAACGTAACTGATTCCCACAAATCAACCTTTAGTTATGCGCTCAATAGTACGCCTCTCCTTACCACTCTTGGCCTTGTTTGCCATTTTCTTTTCCACCGGCTGTGACGACGGTACGACGCCCGGCAGTGGCGTCACCCTGCCACCACTGCTGCGGCTGAATTCCGGTGCCGGCATTATTGACGTGGACCAGGAACTCGACCTCTCCGAAGAAAGCTTTATCGTCAATCTGACGGCCACTACCGGAGACGCAAATCTCAATAATCTCCGTATCGAGCAGGATGGCCTATTGGTCCCCGCTAGCCGCCTGAACTTCAGGACCGGCCAAACGGCCAACAACCCTATTCTTCTCTTCGGGAGTGATGCCGCCGGTTTTACCTACGAAATCGAAATTCTGCGGGACCCCGCCCAGGTTACCGGGCCTTCCACGTATAGCTTTACGGTTAATGACGAAAATAATCTCGCAGCCTCTGAATTCCTCGTCATCAGTTACGTGCAGTCCGCCCCTACGGTGGAGCTCGTCATTGAAGACGGCTTTGTGAGCAGTGATGCTACGGTACTGAGCCGCGGCGGTGTCTTCAACGTCCGCGTCCGGAGCACCTCCACGGGTACTGACTTGCAGAGCCTGACCGTCCTCGAAGACGGTAACGTGATGGACGCCTCTCAGCTCTCCATCAACGGTGGCAACGTAGATGCAATGAACCCGCTGACGTTCGCCACGGGCGAGATGTCCGGCGCAACCTACCGCTACCAGATTTCCCCAGAAAATACCACTACTGATACGCGGACCTACACTTTCCAGACGACGGACGTCGACGGCGGCGTAGGCGAAGTCTCCATCAACATCACCTTTGATACACCTCCCGGGACGGCGCTTACGCTGGATACTATGGGTGTTTTCTTCAACGCTACCGGGCAGCTTAACGGGGGGCTTGACCTCGATAATGGCATCGCCGTAGCCTTCGACAGCCCCGACGCTGAGATTCAGGATGAAGGTATCGACGACCGCATTGCTCCGGGTACCGAGAACTGGCGCGCCCAGATCAGCTCAGTCAACGGCACTACTGTGCGCGCCGCCGATCTTTCCATGTTTGGCGACGGCATCACTTTTGGTGAGGTGGATTTGAAGGAAACCATCCAGGCCATTTTTGAGGATCCATCCGTCAGCACGGCGCTTGCGGGTACTGACTTTGTTACCGTTCTTGGCGATCCGGATGGTACCGAAGAGGTGTCCCTCCCCATCCAGGGTGGTGGTGATAACGGCGAAGTCTTTGCCGTCCGCAAGGGCGATACCTACTACCTCGTTCAGTTCACCAGCGTCAACTACGTAGCCGGATCCAACGCCGATAGTTACGACGTTTCTATTCGGTACTAGGTAAACATTTCAGCTTTTACTGGGGCGCTGCCGCAGGTGGAAAGTTGGGGATCAAGCGATCCGGATCGGCACTGGGCTAAGGGATAATTCCTGCGGTTAGTGGACTGGTCCTTACGTCTTGATCCTTAGCTAGCACCCGCGGCAGCGCCCTTGCAATGTCCGGGAATGGGTCTAAATGGCTGTTAAACCCCGGAAAAGTCGGCACGGAGCAGCGAAGGGGTAGGGTAAACCGTTTATCTTACGGTCCGCAACAGACCCGCCCGAATATGGACTATACCGCAATACTGCACAATGATGAGCGAAGCTTCGTCGATGCCCTTTCGAGGGGAGACCGGCAGGCCCAGCGCGTGCTGTACGAAGAGTACTACGGAGCCTTGATGTCCATTTGCCAGCGTTATGCCGGCAGTGAGGACGAAGCGTTGGATCTGTTGCACGAGAGTTTCATCAAGATCTTCCAAAAAATTGGTCGCTACGAATCCGGTACCGCGCTCATCGCGTGGATGCGCCGGATTACCGTGAATACGGCCATCGATCAGTACCGGCGCAATAGCCGCCGCCGTACGGAGGATCTGGATAGCGCCTACGGTATCTCATCGGATGCACCGGATGTGTTCGCACAGTTCGGCGCCCGGGAGATCCTCAGCGCGGTACAAAAGTTACCACCCACGTACCGGACCATATTCAACCTCTACGTTGTGGAGGGATACAGTCACAAGGAAATCGCCGAACAGCTCTCCATTACGGATTCCACGAGCCGCTCGAACCTGGTAAAAGCCCGGGGTAAACTGCAAAAAGTTTTGACCGCCCCCGGCCGCTAACCGTATGAAGGATACTCACGAACAATTCGACGACCTGGTGCGCCAAGGGCTGGAGAACCTACCTCCCGCAGCCGCTACCCCGGCAGCCTGGAACCGCCTGCAGGATGCCCTGGATAACCCGCCCGAGGACCAACTCGTCCGCGACGCACTAAGTCAACTTCCCATTGCCGCGCCGGTAGGCTGGGCCACCCTCGAACGCCGCCTCGACGCTGCCGCCGGAGACGCGGGCCTGGCCGAAAAACTACGCGGTCTGGAACCCACCCCCGCCCCCGGCGCCTGGATGGCTTTCGCTGACCAACTAGACGCCAGAACGGCCGAAGAGGTAGATGCCATTGTCCAGGAAAAACTCAGCCTGGAACCCGGCGGGCCGGCCACAGGATGGGCGGCTTTGGCTGCGCGGTTGGAACTCATCAAAGAACGGATCCACTGCCTGACGGCCTGGAAGATCACCGAGCTTTCCCTGATGGCCAGCTTCTTGTTGTTATTGATGCGTTTTGGCCCTACGGGAACAGAAAATCTTAACGCCTTCCCCGTGGACGCTGATGTTCCCACACGAGCTGACGTGCAATTTGAAGGTCAGGGCGTCAACCCCATTGCCACCGTCGATCTGGCAGCGACAGAATCAACGAAGGCGGTTCGGTATATGCCATCGTCCGTTGGAAATTCAGAAGATGGTGCCGCGGAGAATTACCACTCTGATATTATAGCAAGCTTAGCAGCTTCTGAAAACGCTGCTGGACCAATAACCGAAGGGCAAGATGCTGTCGGTACACGCGTAGGCAATCCGGAGTTGCTACCTACTGCAGGCCAATCAACCGAGACGGCTGCCCAAATCACAGGACTGAATAACCGGCCCATACTCCTTGCGACGGCGCTGGTGCCCGGTCTGGGGCTGCCCAATCTGCAACGGGATGGAGCAGTGCCCGAGCGGAAGATTCTGATCACTTCCCAACCGGCGCAGGTTACGCCGAAAGCATCTGGTATCTACCTGAATGCCTTCGCCTCGCCCTTCGATGTGAACCAGATCATCACGCGGTACATTCCCGTCTACGATCTCGAAGTATTGGCGGATAACCGCTTTACCCAGGGTAGTTCCTACGGTTTGCAGCTGGAATCCGTAAAGGGTAAATCCCGCTTCCAAATTGGGGCGGTGTACAGTGAAACCAGTTACATCCCTACGGCCCTGAAGTGGTACCTGCAGGAGGACCTACCGATCTTCGAGCCCGTGAATGGTTACAGCCGCTTTAACTACGCGCGGGTGGAAGTGCCCCTGACGTTCACCCAGGTATTTGCGGAGAGTGATAAGTGGCGCTGGAGCGCACAGGCCTCCGCCAGCCTTTCCGTGATCGCCCGGTCTTCCTTCTTTGTGGATGACGATGAGATCGTGCAAGCGCTTAATTTGCGGGAAGAGCGTGGTGCGGCCGCCGCGGAATTCCTACCCGGCGGTGGTGGCGGTCGTAACGCCGTTGACCGTAAGGACCTGCGCCAGTTGACGGACCCAACCCTTGGCATCTTCCAGGGTGGTGGCTTGTTCGAAAATTCGGGATTATACCTGGGTGGTGGATTCATGGTAGAGCGCATTCTCTCGCCCCGGAGCAGTATTTATCTCTCGCCAACCTTCGGCCGCGCCGTTTACCTCAATCCGGAAAAAATTGGCTTAGGCCCCTATCAGGATCGCATCCATACTGGCCAATTACGCGTAGGAGCTCGCTACAAATTAGGGCAGCAATAAAACTGGCTCGTCTTCTATCTTCGCCGCTGCAAAGGGCCATGAATACCATGGAGCCCGATCGCCTGGCGTATGTATAGATCCGTTGTAATCAAGGTAGGTACTAATGTGCTGACACGGCCCGACGGCCGGTTGGACGTAACGAATATCAGCCATTTGGTTGATCAGATTGCCGCGCTAAAGCGAGCGGGGGTTTCCCTTGTACTGGTCTCTTCGGGAGCCGTAGGGGCGGGCCGGGAACTATTGACCGTCGGGGAGGAGTTCGGCGACGTCGCCCGCCGGCAGGTACTCAGCGCTATCGGTCAGGTACGGCTTATGGAGTTGTACCGCCAATTGTTTGCGGGCCACCAATTATTGTGCGCGCAAGTACTGGCCACGAAAGGAGACTTTCGCGATGAACTCCACGCCGACAATATGCTGAATTGCTTCCGGGCGCTCCTCCACGATCAGATCGTGCCGGTGGTGAACGAGAACGATGTGGTGTCCGTCACCGAACTCATGTTTACGGATAACGACGAACTGGCTGGCCTTGCCGCACGGATGCTGGAGGTTGATGCCCTAATCATCCTCTCCAGCGTGGACGGGCTCTACGATGGCCCGCCCGACGCTTCGGAGAGCCGACTGATTCGCGAAGTGGCGGCGGCGGATGAATCCGTGCACAGCTTCGTGCAGGAAGCCAAGACCAGCTTTGGCCGCGGCGGAATGGCAACGAAGCTGCGGATTGCGGGGGAAACCGCCCGGGAGGGCATCCCGGTCCTGCTTGGTAATGGCCGGGCCCCGAACATCCTCGAAGCCTTGCTGACGAAGGAGTGGCCGGGGACCCGCGTATCGTAAGCCAAGGGAAAGGTACCAAAGAGTGGTTTCAGCTAGGAGCCCGCTAACGCCACACGTTAGGATGGGGGACCATTTGGTTAACTCGATACTGGGCGTAATTCCAGGAACGCCAGTCTGCGTAGCGATAGGTACTCGTGTAGCGGCGTTTATCGCCAACTACGTCTACGGCAATGGCTTTGGGGTGGGTATAGAGGAGGAAGTCGTTGCGGCCGCCGAAACCGTAATAGAGATAATCCCAATCAATCTCTGTAGTGTCCTGGGTGCTCAGGTTATAGCGGGTGATCACCCCGGCCCAATTGATGGCGCCGAAGAGTAGTAGGCTCAACCAGAGAGCCATCCCGTTGCTGTGCAGCAGGTAGGTCAGACTAAGTTGTTGAGTTACCTTTCGGTAGAGGGTGAGCAGTCCAAACGCCAAAATCAGGAGGGCAATGAAAACGTAGATTCGACCAATGGCAAGGCCGTAAGCATCCACGTAATGGTAATTCCGCAGGCCAACGGAAAGGAGCAGGAGGAAATTCTGGGCCACCCAGGCGACGGCAAGTGGCTTCAGCCCCGGCGTAGCGAGAAAGTTGAGGCTCCCCCGGAAGAAGTAGAGGATGACACCCATCGCTAGGAAGATGGAGGCGATGAGATGAGTCGTACCCGCGTGTACGTACTGGCTGAGGGTGGCGGCGGTCAGCTCGTCCGTACTCAACCACACGTAACGTAGGTCGGCCAGGTTAACGGTCAGTAACAAAACGTTGAGGATGGCCAAAGTAGAGATGGCCAGACGTGCCTCCCGTTTCAATTTTTTATAGGTCCTGAAGGGAGGTAGAAGTACTTCGAAATCAGACTGATGGGGAGCTAATTCATCCGTAAACCCGGCCTGTAGGTCGACGAGGCTTGACTTGCGCGTCTTCACAAGCGTAGCCGTCGCTATTACTGCCCCGAGGAGCATCAGTAAAAGTGTAGGCAGAAGGGTAGATGAAAGCTCAACGTCAGAGAAGTATAGACTGATCTCGCCGAAGAGATCTCCCAGGGCAGCGTTACCGAGCAGGTAGAAAAGGAAGAAAGGGGTGGCAATTATCAGTGCTGCCAGAACGGGGCCGAGTTGCCGATAGAAGCGTGTGGTCCAGGAAGCGTCGTGGTTGCTATGGAATTTTTTCAGCCGGGGCAGTAGTCCTGCGGTAAGGTGGAAGCAGCCCAGGAGTAGTCCAAACCAAATGAAGCGCAGTTCCCGAGCTTGCACGCACCCCACGAAGAGCAAAAGGCTGATGTGGTGAGCCACTAGGCTGGCCGGGGAGTTCACGATAACGACTGCCACTGCACTGAAGAGCAGTCCGCCCGTTACCCACGGGAAACTTCGGTATTTAGGCAGGTCCGGTCGTAAGCGGAGGGCCGTCAACAACAAGAGAGTGTCGAAGATGAGTACGTTCAGGCCCAGTTCGTAATGGAAGAAGAGGAAGGCATAGCTTGCGGCCAGGCCTAGAGTGGCAATCAGCGACTTGGAAAGGGAT carries:
- a CDS encoding RNA polymerase sigma factor encodes the protein MDYTAILHNDERSFVDALSRGDRQAQRVLYEEYYGALMSICQRYAGSEDEALDLLHESFIKIFQKIGRYESGTALIAWMRRITVNTAIDQYRRNSRRRTEDLDSAYGISSDAPDVFAQFGAREILSAVQKLPPTYRTIFNLYVVEGYSHKEIAEQLSITDSTSRSNLVKARGKLQKVLTAPGR
- a CDS encoding helix-hairpin-helix domain-containing protein; its protein translation is MANIKKEVAALISRFDAAQEAFLANSADVKKLRKTHKKELKQAGKDLKKANQQIAALKEEVVELQKALSEKTSALTLAEAKVMDQKKPAAKTTRKPATKSTGRRGRPRKNAPKPATAEATPAKSAPTTATAAVTSAAKAKGGAAPKASEAKPAAPKRRGRPAGSKNKTTATPTKATAKPTAAAKKTAAKSSAKPATKAAPKPKAAPAPAGVKRGRGRPRTKPVVEASPLTKINGVGPALAKALEAGGITTVAQAAKASNSKITEIFNTVGRRYKDPDQAKIQAFRDAATAAK
- a CDS encoding DUF4173 domain-containing protein, giving the protein MDHNFEIQSTTQGETAAIAPSLSKSLIATLGLAASYAFLFFHYELGLNVLIFDTLLLLTALRLRPDLPKYRSFPWVTGGLLFSAVAVVIVNSPASLVAHHISLLLFVGCVQARELRFIWFGLLLGCFHLTAGLLPRLKKFHSNHDASWTTRFYRQLGPVLAALIIATPFFLFYLLGNAALGDLFGEISLYFSDVELSSTLLPTLLLMLLGAVIATATLVKTRKSSLVDLQAGFTDELAPHQSDFEVLLPPFRTYKKLKREARLAISTLAILNVLLLTVNLADLRYVWLSTDELTAATLSQYVHAGTTHLIASIFLAMGVILYFFRGSLNFLATPGLKPLAVAWVAQNFLLLLSVGLRNYHYVDAYGLAIGRIYVFIALLILAFGLLTLYRKVTQQLSLTYLLHSNGMALWLSLLLFGAINWAGVITRYNLSTQDTTEIDWDYLYYGFGGRNDFLLYTHPKAIAVDVVGDKRRYTSTYRYADWRSWNYAQYRVNQMVPHPNVWR
- the proB gene encoding glutamate 5-kinase is translated as MYRSVVIKVGTNVLTRPDGRLDVTNISHLVDQIAALKRAGVSLVLVSSGAVGAGRELLTVGEEFGDVARRQVLSAIGQVRLMELYRQLFAGHQLLCAQVLATKGDFRDELHADNMLNCFRALLHDQIVPVVNENDVVSVTELMFTDNDELAGLAARMLEVDALIILSSVDGLYDGPPDASESRLIREVAAADESVHSFVQEAKTSFGRGGMATKLRIAGETAREGIPVLLGNGRAPNILEALLTKEWPGTRVS